One Calliopsis andreniformis isolate RMS-2024a chromosome 9, iyCalAndr_principal, whole genome shotgun sequence genomic window carries:
- the Ppt2 gene encoding palmitoyl-protein thioesterase 2 isoform X2, with translation MATLRNRVVYFCSLLLIALSNAVKNYRAVVVIHGVLTGSESMDLISNRIMEMHPGTEVYNTPRYAGWSSLEPMWRQVEEIGIDVMSIGAAFPEGINLVGYSQGGLLARAILQRFPAHNVRNFISLSSPQAGQYGTRFLHLFFPDLVCETAYELFYSKVGQHTSVGNYWNDPHHQDLYYKYSKFLPYVNNEKNMTDWTTSKRGLTKLNRLVLVGGPDDGVITPWQSSHFGYFDANETVIDMRDRPIYKDDYIGLKTLDESGTIIAILYGEMSKGY, from the exons ATGGCTACATTACGTAATAGAGTTGTTTACTTCTGTTCGCTCCTTCTAATAGCACTCAGCAATGCGGTTAAAAATTATCGTGCTGTGGTCGTTATCCATGGTGTCCTCACGGGAAGCGAGAGCATGGATCTTATTAGCAATAGGATAATGGAA ATGCATCCTGGAACGGAGGTATATAATACTCCAAGGTACGCAGGATGGAGCAGCTTAGAACCAATGTGGCGACAAGTAGAAGAAATAGGCATAGATGTCATGTCCATCGGTGCTGCGTTCCCCGAGGGAATTAATTTAGTAGGATATAGCCAAGGTGGTTTGCTAGCTAGGGCCATATTGCAAAGGTTTCCTGCGCATAATGTTAGAAACTTTATCTCGCTGAGCTCGCCACAGGCAGGGCAATATGGAA CTAGATTTCTGCATTTATTTTTCCCTGATTTAGTTTGTGAAACTGCATACGAGCTTTTTTATTCAAAAGTCGGGCAGCACACCAGCGTAGGAAATTATTGGAATGATCCCCATCATCAG GATTTATACTATAAGTACAGCAAATTCCTTCCATACGTGAACAACGAAAAAAATATGACGGATTGGACAACGTCCAAACGAGGTCTTACCAAGCTAAATCGTTTGGTGCTAGTTGGGGGTCCTGATGATGGTGTTATCACGCCATGGCAAAGTAGTCATTTCGGATACTTCGATGCCAATGAAACTGTGATAGATATGCGTGATAGGCCGATTTATAAGGATGATTATATTGGGCTAAAGACATTAGATGAAAGTG GAACAATTATTGCCATATTATATGGAGAAATGTCCAAGGGATACTGA
- the Ppt2 gene encoding palmitoyl-protein thioesterase 2 isoform X1 has translation MATLRNRVVYFCSLLLIALSNAVKNYRAVVVIHGVLTGSESMDLISNRIMEMHPGTEVYNTPRYAGWSSLEPMWRQVEEIGIDVMSIGAAFPEGINLVGYSQGGLLARAILQRFPAHNVRNFISLSSPQAGQYGTRFLHLFFPDLVCETAYELFYSKVGQHTSVGNYWNDPHHQDLYYKYSKFLPYVNNEKNMTDWTTSKRGLTKLNRLVLVGGPDDGVITPWQSSHFGYFDANETVIDMRDRPIYKDDYIGLKTLDESGRLTLITVPNVPHIEWHKNISIVDEFLLPYLD, from the exons ATGGCTACATTACGTAATAGAGTTGTTTACTTCTGTTCGCTCCTTCTAATAGCACTCAGCAATGCGGTTAAAAATTATCGTGCTGTGGTCGTTATCCATGGTGTCCTCACGGGAAGCGAGAGCATGGATCTTATTAGCAATAGGATAATGGAA ATGCATCCTGGAACGGAGGTATATAATACTCCAAGGTACGCAGGATGGAGCAGCTTAGAACCAATGTGGCGACAAGTAGAAGAAATAGGCATAGATGTCATGTCCATCGGTGCTGCGTTCCCCGAGGGAATTAATTTAGTAGGATATAGCCAAGGTGGTTTGCTAGCTAGGGCCATATTGCAAAGGTTTCCTGCGCATAATGTTAGAAACTTTATCTCGCTGAGCTCGCCACAGGCAGGGCAATATGGAA CTAGATTTCTGCATTTATTTTTCCCTGATTTAGTTTGTGAAACTGCATACGAGCTTTTTTATTCAAAAGTCGGGCAGCACACCAGCGTAGGAAATTATTGGAATGATCCCCATCATCAG GATTTATACTATAAGTACAGCAAATTCCTTCCATACGTGAACAACGAAAAAAATATGACGGATTGGACAACGTCCAAACGAGGTCTTACCAAGCTAAATCGTTTGGTGCTAGTTGGGGGTCCTGATGATGGTGTTATCACGCCATGGCAAAGTAGTCATTTCGGATACTTCGATGCCAATGAAACTGTGATAGATATGCGTGATAGGCCGATTTATAAGGATGATTATATTGGGCTAAAGACATTAGATGAAAGTGGTAGGCTTACTCTCATTACAGTACCAAATGTTCCCCACATTGAATGGCACAAAAATATATCGATAGtagatgaatttttattgccatATCTGGATTGA